The following proteins come from a genomic window of Aspergillus luchuensis IFO 4308 DNA, chromosome 3, nearly complete sequence:
- a CDS encoding ankyrin repeat domain-containing protein (COG:O;~EggNog:ENOG410PKPV;~InterPro:IPR002110,IPR020683,IPR036770;~PFAM:PF13857,PF12796,PF00023,PF13637,PF13606;~go_function: GO:0005515 - protein binding [Evidence IEA]), which translates to MNTGQEAKFPLHEAAREGKTQIAESLLSANPKLANVKDDDDRLPIHWAVAYNRLPIVELLISSKHFDPDVEDGSGWTPLMIASSLKNAEGDPIIDLLLKKGADVSTKSVSGQNALHFATSKANLSTVRTLIANKCSARVKDRRGQLPLHRAAAIGSSPIIKILLEDGKSPVNATDVDGLTALHHAVSEGHGDAAITLLKAGAEADKRDSNGVLAIDMAPDSKVRSYILQTAEREGIEL; encoded by the exons atgaatACAGGCCAGGAAGCTAAGTTCCCTCTTCACGAGGCTGCTCGGGAGGGCAAAA CTCAAATCGCCGAATCTCTCCTCAGT GCCAACCCCAAGCTAGCAAACGTcaaagatgacgatgatcgTCTCCCCATCCACTGGGCAGTAGCATACAACCGTCTCCCGATCGTGGAACTACTGATATCCAGCAAGCACTTTGATCCCGATGTCGAA GATGGCTCCGGCTGGACGCCTCTCATGATCGCATCCAGCTTGAAGAACGCTGAAGGCGATCCCATCATCGACCTACTGCTCAAGAAGGGCGCAGACGTAAGCACGAAGAGCGTCTCGGGCCAG AACGCCCTCCACTTCGCAACATCCAAAGCCAACCTCTCCACCGTCCGCACCCTCATCGCCAACAAGTGCAGCGCGAGAGTAAAGGATAGGCGCGGACAACTACCTCTGCACCGGGCAGCGGCGATTGGATCGTCGCCCATCATCAAGATTCTCCTGGAGGATGGGAAAAGTCCTGTGAACGCGACGGATGTCGACGGATTGACAGCTTTACATCACGCGGTGTCAGAGGGCCACGGCGATGCGGCGATTACGTTGCTCAAGGCTGGTGCCGAGGCGGATAAGAGAGATTCGAATGGCGTTTTGGCCATTGATATGGCTCCGGATAGTAAG GTACGGAGCTATATCCTGCAAAcggcggagagggagggaatcGAGTTATAG
- a CDS encoding M protein repeat protein (COG:K;~EggNog:ENOG410PI1U;~InterPro:IPR022092,IPR022091;~PFAM:PF12329,PF12325), translating into MSQGSQGSKPKWKVGSFLQQAVAGVESRLDLILAEEEDQKQSQAKHATAKPKPNEQTSSISRSSSNARKNDRLQERLARAVVKSNTAGNTSSQPSSHAPSPVSSPVPSNGGRSSMDIDARLDSQNGSTGRHSRNSSRQEVNAATEAPRMSQDSAVSSRRSQDLVSQTGTSNVEEAASADTSNATHETTQKDSATSPEPDQTPASTISLPITDTPTDSPRTSSDQDKSIAQLQADHKAAESQWQEEMYGYIERIDALQSKLKYLAKEAAESAKKAAATAEPGSVEKQLREKDEKIALLLEEGQKLSKSEMDHRTAIKKLRQQLAENAKAQTESKKKTEKLERDLANAEIRAKRAEAAEKRANDSLSAQTKVSRDLEAATAERNALSQTVQELKGQLARAVSRAEAAEAKAQSEALEQEKRRATQLEEDLASAKIEREISEEKLNREISDLKGTIEQEKERARMLEIELKGEQSALESKMESLRSRAEEASSGVTGDAQAKLLRQIETLQTQYAVASENWQTLEGSLLARLANVEKERDEVARREGEMRRKIREVNLKAKRLEEDLENAKEAEHDLEGKLEERMQELQKAEQKLKKSADDLALAQKDLVEQKKVLDATWSQKLEEERTKWREQTISPPALLQQPRTQSPVAYSRRPSALEPVSLDFRPTSRRSSTLPTSPEVGTPTRQNSFPNSTLMLSPPQTNGSSHHAVPETPSITFEPDEYFSRSGTPSAYGGAATQHSRGINDIISESTVGAGPSVQLVERMSATVRRLESERAASKDELARITTQRDEARQQIVDLMREAEEKRSSDARVQDLEKRLEDLDQRYQTTLEMLGEKSEQVEELQADIADLKKIYRELVDSTMK; encoded by the exons ATGTCGCAGGGTTCTCAGGGCTCCAAGCCGAAATGGAAAGTGGGCTCTTTCCTGCAGCAAGCCGTTGCCGGCGTTGAGTCCAGGCTGGACTTGATTCtggccgaagaggaggatcagAAACAATCACAGGCCAAGCATGCGACTGCAAAGCCCAAACCAAATGAGCAGACAAGCA GTATATCACGCAGTTCGTCGAATGCGCGAAAGAATGATCGCCTTCAGGAACGCCTGGCTCGTGCCGTGGTCAAGTCGAATACCGCTGGCAATACTTCCTCGCAGCCTTCCAGCCATgccccctcccccgtcaGCAGTCCGGTTCCCAGCAACGGTGGACGCTCGAGCATGGATATTGATGCTAGACTTGATTCCCAGAATGGAAGTACAGGGAGACATTCTCGAAATTCCAGTCGGCAAGAAGTAAATGCAGCCACAGAGGCTCCTCGGATGAGCCAGGACTCAGCCGTCTCGTCACGCCGCTCTCAGGACCTCGTTTCGCAGACCGGAACTTCTAATGTTGAGGAGGCTGCTTCAGCAGACACCTCTAATGCGACACATGAAACCACACAAAAAGACAGCGCAACATCTCCCGAGCCTGATCAAACTCCCGCGTCTACGATTTCCCTGCCAATAACGGATACTCCTACGGACAGCCCCAGAACTTCCAGTGACCAAGACAAGTCTATTGCGCAGTTACAGGCGGACCACAAAGCCGCAGAGTCTCAGTGGCAGGAGGAAATGTACGGATATATCGAACGGATCGATGCGCTGCAGTCCAAGTTAAAGTATttggccaaggaagccgcGGAATCTGCCAAGAAGGCAGCGGCTACAGCAGAGCCAGGGAGCGTCGAAAAGCAGCTTCGAGAAAAGGACGAAAAGATCGCACTGTTGCTCGAGGAAGGACAAAAGCTATCCAAGTCGGAAATGGACCACAGAACCGCGATCAAGAAATTGAGGCAGCAATTGGCAGAGAATGCAAAGGCGCAGACTGagtcaaagaaaaagactgAGAAACTGGAACGGGATCTTGCCAATGCAGAAATCAGAGCCAAACGGGCCGAGGCGGCCGAGAAGAGAGCAAATGACTCGCTCTCTGCGCAAACGAAGGTGTCTCGGGACCTGGAAGCCGCGACGGCAGAGCGTAACGCACTCAGCCAGACTGTACAGGAATTGAAAGGACAGCTCGCTCGAGCTGTGTCCAGAGCGGAAGCTGCAGAGGCCAAGGCTCAATCTGAGGCACTCGAGCAGGAGAAGCGTCGCGCCACccagttggaggaggatctAGCAAGCGCCAAAATCGAACGTGAAATCAGTGAAGAGAAGCTGAATAGAGAGATCAGCGATCTGAAGGGAACCATTGAGCAGGAAAAGGAGCGAGCGCGTATGTTGGAGATCGAGCTGAAGGGGGAGCAGTCGGCGCTGGAAAGTAAGATGGAGTCCTTGCGGTCTCGGGCAGAAGAGGCGTCTTCCGGTGTTACTGGCGATGCGCAAGCCAAACTCCTGCGTCAGATCGAAACCCTCCAAACACAGTATGCTGTCGCCAGTGAGAATTGGCAGACCCTGGAAGGCTCACTACTGGCACGGTTGGCGAACGTCGAGAAGGAGCGGGATGAGGTTGCACGACGGGAGGGCGAGATGCGGCGGAAGATCCGCGAAGTG AACCTCAAAGCGAAAAGACTTGAAGAAGACCTGGAGAATGCCAAGGAGGCCGAGCATGACCTCGAAGGAAAGCTCGAAGAGCGCATGCAAGAACTACAGAAGGCAgagcagaagctgaagaagtcGGCGGATGACTTGGCCCTGGCTCAAAAGGATCTCGTTGAACAAAAGAAGGTGCTCGATGCTACATGGTCGCAGAAACTAGAGGAGGAGCGAACCAAATGGCGCGAGCAGACCATTTCGCCTCCCGCCTTGCTCCAGCAGCCGCGGACGCAGTCCCCCGTTGCCTACAGCCGGAGACCAAGTGCTTTGGAGCCTGTCTCACTAGACTTCCGGCCCACGAGCCGTCGTTCCTCGACGTTACCAACTTCGCCAGAAGTTGGCACTCCCACTCGCCAGAACTCTTTCCCCAACTCGACCTTGATGCTCTCCCCACCTCAAACCAACGGCTCCTCTCACCATGCTGTCCCAGAAACCCCGTCGATCACTTTCGAGCCCGACGAGTACTTCAGCCGCTCCGGGACGCCCTCGGCCTATGGCGGAGCAGCGACACAGCATTCGCGTGGCATCAACGACATTATCTCCGAGTCCACTGTGGGAGCGGGACCGTCCGTACAGCTTGTTGAGCGCATGAGCGCCACGGTCCGTCGCCTCGAGAGCGAACGCGCAGCATCGAAGGACGAACTCGCTCGAATCACCACACAACGTGATGAAGCGCGCCAGCAAATCGTCGACTTGATGcgcgaggcggaggagaagcgatCCTCCGACGCTCGCGTGCAAGATCTTGAGAAGCGGCTCGAGGATCTTGACCAGAGATACCAGACGACGCTCGAGATGCTCGGCGAGAAGAGCGAACAGGTGGAAGAGCTTCAGGCCGATATTGCAGATCTCAAGAAGATCTATCGGGAATTGGTTGACAGCACCATGAAATAA
- the VMA13 gene encoding H(+)-transporting V1 sector ATPase subunit H (BUSCO:EOG09263E9V;~COG:C;~EggNog:ENOG410PKVG;~InterPro:IPR016024,IPR011989,IPR004908,IPR011987, IPR038497;~PFAM:PF03224,PF11698;~go_component: GO:0000221 - vacuolar proton-transporting V-type ATPase, V1 domain [Evidence IEA];~go_function: GO:0046961 - proton-transporting ATPase activity, rotational mechanism [Evidence IEA];~go_process: GO:1902600 - proton transmembrane transport [Evidence IEA]) translates to MSSLPLEPPTYLSSLQNNIRARPIPWEGAVRAGNITDDHLKKIKAVDKVRKEQRRQTVEGDLAGYVGLLSGGSEGKSVLDSASRRTDIVQYILVLAADLINDVPSLSTALVAHPDPYKPFLPLLRHSTNPEDPIPLLTSTFLTNLVSVSLGTSSKPAARDDEALPQLYTYLSTLTQNQDSGLQDIGVQELSALLRTSRSREIFWKQRQQTVEPLIEILRAATGAKDNSSSTLAGSSRAIEPGLAGGVGLQLLYRVLLVLWQLSFEGQLIGDDLQADYEFVQLYTHLLRLSPKEKTTRLLLATLNNLLSSNRTTLLPVAVFVRLPALLTNLAGRHLTDPDLLEDLTFLSEMLDEYTKTQTTFDQYAAELQSGHLRWSPPHRNPTFWKDNARRILDENNGALPKKLSEIISKSWDNDKQVLAIACNDVGHLVKELPERRAQLEKLGLKTRVMELMTDKDESVRWESLRAVGEWLRYTFDD, encoded by the exons ATGTCGTCGTTACCCCTGGAGCCACCCACCTACCTCAGTTCGCTACAGAACAACATCCGAGCTCGTCCCATCCCATGGGAGGGAGCTGTCCGAGCGGGAAACATCACCGATGACcacctgaagaagatcaaggcgGTGGACAAGGTTCGCAAGGAGCAGCGGCGTCAGACTGTCGAGGGGGATCTGGCTGGTTATGTTGGTCTACTCTCTGGTGGCTCAGAAGGGAAGAGCGTGCTGGACTCCGCTTCCAGGAGAACCGATATTGTGCAATACATTCTCGTGCTGGCCGCGGATTTGATCAACG ATGTCCCCTCCCTGTCGACCGCCCTGGTCGCGCATCCCGACCCTTACAAgccattccttcccctcttgcGTCACTCCACCAACCCCGAAGACCCGATCCCTCTGctcacctccaccttcttgACCAACCTTGTCTCCGTCAGCCTGGGCACGTCATCTAAGCCAGCTGCGCGGGATGACGAAGCGCTTCCGCAGTTGTACACCTATCTCTCTACCCTGACCCAAAATCAAGACAGCGGGCTGCAGGATATCGGGGTTCAGGAGCTGTCCGCATTGCTACGAACCTCGAGGTCTCGCGagatcttctggaagcagAGGCAGCAGACCGTTGAGCCGTTGATTGAGATCCTGCGTGCAGCTACGGGGGCTAAAGATAACAGCTCCAGCACCTTGGCTGGCAGCTCGCGCGCGATCGAGCCTGGTCTtgccggtggtgttggtctcCAGCTGTTGTACCGGGTCTTGCTTGTCCTCTGGCAGCTCAGTTTTGAAGGACAGTTGATTGGCGATGATCTGCAAGC GGACTACGAGTTTGTCCAGCTGTACACACACCTCCTACGCCTTTCTccgaaggagaagaccacGCGACTCCTCCTTGcgaccctcaacaacctcctGTCTAGTAACCGCACCACCCTGCTCCCGGTCGCAGTCTTTGTCCGCCTCCCTGCCCTCCTGACGAACCTCGCCGGCCGCCATCTGACCGACCCCGATCTCCTGGAGGACCTCACATTCCTGTCCGAAATGCTGGACGAGTACACCAAGACACAGACGACGTTCGATCAGTACGCAGCTGAGCTGCAGTCCGGCCACCTCCGGTGGTCCCCGCCCCACCGCAACCCTACTTTCTGGAAGGACAACGCCCGTCGCATCCTCGACGAGAACAACGGTGCACTGCCGAAGAAGCTGTCCGAAATCATTTCTAAGAGCTGGGATAACGACAAGCAGGTGCTGGCAATTGCCTGTAACGACGTGGGTCACTTGGTGAAGGAATTACCCGAAAGGCGGGCACAGCTGGAAAAGCTGGGTTTGAAGACTCGTGTCATGGAGTTGATGACGGACAAAGACGAGTCGGTGCGGTGGGAGAGCTTGCGGGCGGTTGGCGAGTGGCTGCGCTACACATTCGATGACTAG
- a CDS encoding Zn(II)2Cys6 transcription factor (COG:S;~EggNog:ENOG410PWY9;~InterPro:IPR036864,IPR021858,IPR001138;~PFAM:PF00172,PF11951;~go_function: GO:0000981 - DNA-binding transcription factor activity, RNA polymerase II-specific [Evidence IEA];~go_function: GO:0008270 - zinc ion binding [Evidence IEA];~go_process: GO:0006355 - regulation of transcription, DNA-templated [Evidence IEA]): protein MSRSFNGCKRCKARRQKCDEQRPSCGRCMTAGTQCRYAMQLQWGGRAFSRSRFGACVGPGGMQKLEYSPGEFIYTTKAAAALSPGTIATSPSTQPTNTTLVRHIDPFASLSTDQKSLLHHFLNDASQITACHSGMQRDICKMLVPMALQTPSLLYATMALSAIHLQALHNQSENVKSAPEIARFMALSLEHFRTELQNPASRGSDALLATARTLCLAEIHSGAIHPNSWRAHIEGARALMEASDQSGALSPKSPEGFRRYLDRWYRSIVSLTALTGNGPPIGEATDQLVSTGPNQSASPDYLDDYWGFTVNLATIFRRIGAVAWREHQSRGQEGDEISVQGNEVSVHNEAAALESSLRHLMEQEVASQPAFYPGVVEGLSAECIQQLMLCNEAFQLSALIQIHRRLRKTPASAPVVQESVKRILECTAQIGPSPGLSPWVMLTTPLFIAGCEARGEDREQVRRLLSSLHDTIRVPNVLQSLKFLEQYWANQIDENEGWSQYLDRMRFDFIPY, encoded by the exons ATGTCTCGATCTTTCAATGGGTGCAAACGATGTAAAGCCCGTCGGCAGAAATGCGATGAGCAGCGTCCCAGTTGTGGTCGCTGCATGACGGCTGGCACGCAATGTCGATATGCGATGCAGCTGCAGTGGGGGGGCCGAGCCTTTTCGCGCTCACGGTTTGGGGCTTGCGTGGGACCGGGAGGCATGCAAAAACTTG AGTACTCCCCTGGCGAATTCATCTACACCACCAAAGCTGCGGCTGCTCTTTCTCCGGGCACAATAGCAACATCTCCATCTACCCAACCCACGAATACCACCTTAGTCCGCCATATTGATCCCTTCGCCTCCCTCTCTACCGACCAGaaatccctcctccatcaCTTCCTCAACGATGCCTCTCAGATCACAGCTTGCCACTCCGGCATGCAGCGCGATATCTGCAAGATGCTCGTCCCCATGGCCCTTCAGACCCCGTCCCTCCTCTACGCAACCATGGCCCTCTCCGCTATCCACCTTCAAGCCCTCCACAATCAATCCGAGAATGTCAAGTCCGCGCCCGAGATCGCACGCTTCATGGCCCTCAGCTTAGAACATTTCAGAACAGAACTACAAAATCCTGCGAGCAGGGGATCGGATGCGCTGCTCGCAACCGCCCGAACGCTCTGCCTCGCAGAGATACACTCCGGTGCAATCCACCCCAATTCCTGGCGCGCACATATCGAAGGTGCCCGGGCTCTGATGGAGGCGTCAGATCAGAGCGGGGCGCTGTCGCCCAAGTCGCCAGAGGGGTTCAGGCGGTATCTGGATAGATGGTATCGGTCAATCGTGTCGCTGACTGCGTTGACGGGGAATGGGCCGCCCATCGGTGAAGCTACAGATCAGCTGGTCTCCACTGGGCCAAATCAGTCGGCGTCGCCGGATTACTTGGATGATTACTGGGGGTTTACGGTGAACTTGGCCACGATCTTCCGAAGGATTGGGGCCGTCGCTTGGCGGGAGCATCAGAGTCGGGGGCAGGAAGGCGATGAGATTTCTGTCCAAGGGAACGAGGTCAGCGTACACAATGAAGCTGCAGCGCTGGAGTCGTCGCTCCGTCATCTCATGGAACAAGAAGTGGCTTCGCAGCCCGCGTTCTACCCGGGCGTCGTGGAGGGTCTTTCTGCGGAATGTATCCAGCAGCTCATGCTCTGTAACGAGGCCTTCCAGCTCAGTGCTCTCATTCAGATCCACCGTCGACTACGAAAGACGCCAGCGTCTGCGCCTGTGGTGCAGGAGTCCGTTAAAAGGATCCTCGAATGCACGGCTCAGATCGGGCCGTCTCCGGGGCTGAGTCCGTGGGTAATGCTGACTACCCCGCTATTCATCGCTGGGTGTGAGGCGCGTGGAGAAGATCGCGAGCAAGTGCGGCGGCTACTGTCTTCGCTACACGATACGATTCGCGTACCAAATGTGTTGCAGTCATTGAAATTCCTGGAACAGTATTGGGCGAATCAAATCGATGAAAACGAGGGATGGAGTCAATATCTCG ATCGGATGAGATTCGATTTCATTCCGTACTAG
- a CDS encoding uncharacterized protein (COG:S;~EggNog:ENOG410PI5V), which translates to MAPGWTSPPASGALPSSPNHNHLHSSSQTHHQLSPSPVSDDPGAWPSPPPPHPRPPSSASSSTSAAAAAAGPVTSPTSHLPPSTTSLASPPPSATLVRRKPLPQDAVILSRQSRPPSSPLLPFSPPGDSPADPLSLPVSSSPLAAGHHNLAYSPASTYSFSGSVYEVDGQEEDDDSLHSVPRNLDRSPRGGPSASHLRIDTSAAYVDDDEESSNANTHNPRYSSQFSNGTSLHSRLVSEPFVPILKSPAFLPKRPTTMALHLPSRRPPPLHIDSPSRSSSGDSKQPKTPANKISSFFGWRATTSSPGAESSSTEISETGRSPVPSPMPASLHSASFSITPSTTVPFDPSKPQVPLPQRNPSLSSGSILDSRATTLVTELENELREISAELAGSIRREMELEDLVERLQSDMPLDTPNRRTSDYFSDSGSSSIRYAFESGGRVEDIEKYKRTAEQERAQIKVDLGQKLQEERSRRAASEAHVQILESQVQQLRRERVDLSDLSSRTRELEAALDDTRRKLAEERQIKDNFEDLLTAMRVELEQLRNERDHMRDTVIPQLQQGSQSAAPPSDPSEVQRLMEEIEALKIENASLAQLQGSRFASIAEEDGMPTARNVGLGLSRSNSLARVRTKPSPGLSRSSSLSRSNSVSAKERNESPRENLADRIEDVEAQRDALHQSLRRLLDRQAHDAREYEKRLQLMEMELARAQQVGSPRKLGYEREVRNLREEVNDLRQRAEEALEQKWQCEKGLAGLKMDLDRAEQETTSLRVILQEHDITVPEDLECDRDGFAEVLATSSSLESAYRQLQADREIAEASAAQSPLAEQNSLVESVNRTDVLAQHVQQQLASNNALRSRLAEAIGKGEKEQQLSAARINEMQARLKEMEDILLMAQQYSEDEMARHEEEVRALEENHNAQLKRMKNGARSPAALSPMPPTTPFGSRSPRLDLTTSGRGIALDQAIQSETLERRVKELEKLLRDADSEMEEVVSRMNRAQIEVAELQSDRDDALRQTRKLQAEIMAQRETFRTLMA; encoded by the exons ATGGCCCCAGGCTGGACTTCTCCGCCTGCCTCGGGCGCTTTACCCTCAAGCCCAAACCATAATCATCTCCATTCCTCGTCCCAGACTCATCATCAGttgtctccatctcctgtATCTGATGACCCCGGCGCTTGGCCaagtcctcctcctcctcatcctcgtcctccctcctctgcttcctcctccacctccgctgccgccgctgctgctggtcctGTCACCTCTCCTACTTCCCATTTGCCGCCCTCTACTACCTCTCTggcctctccccctccttcggCCACCCTTGTGCGCAGGAAACCGCTTCCCCAGGATGCTGTGATCCTGTCGCGCCAATCCAGgcctccttcctcgccccTGCTACCCTTCTCCCCCCCGGGCGACTCGCCTGCAGATCCGCTGTCACTCcctgtctcttcctctcctctcgcTGCTGGCCATCATAACTTGGCCTACTCCCCTGCTTCAACCTATTCCTTCTCCGGTTCCGTGTATGAAGTTGACGgccaggaggaggacgacgactCCCTTCATTCGGTTCCAAGGAACCTGGACAG ATCTCCCCGTGGTGGTCCGTCCGCGTCTCATCTACGTATAGATACCTCCGCAGCCTACgtggacgacgacgaggagagCAGCAACGCCAATACCCACAACCCCAGATACTCCTCTCAATTCTCGAATGGGACGTCCCTACACAGCCGTCTTGTGAGCGAGCCATTCGTTCCCATCCTCAAATCGCCGGCATTCCTCCCCAAGCGCCCCACGACCATGGCCTTGCACCTCCCCTCACGCCGTCCGCCACCGCTACATATCGATTCCCCCAGCCGGTCCTCGTCCGGTGACTCCAAACAGCCGAAAACACCGGCGAACAAGATTAGTTCCTTTTTTGGGTGGCGCGCTACAACATCTTCACCCGGCGCGGAATCCTCCAGTACCGAGATCTCCGAGACCGGTCGTTCCCCGGTGCCTTCCCCGATGCCTGCCTCCCTCCACAGTGCGTCCTTCTCCATAACACCGTCCACCACGGTGCCCTTCGATCCCTCCAAGCCGCAAGTGCCTCTCCCGCAGCGAAATCCATCTCTGAGCAGTGGAAGTATCTTGGACTCCAGGGCGACGACGCTGGTGACCGAGCTTGAGAATGAACTGCGGGAGATCAGCGCAGAGCTGGCCGGGTCCATCCGGCGGGAgatggagttggaggatctggtggaGAGATTGCAGTCAGATATGCCCTTAGATACCCCCAATCGCCGTACCAGCGATTATTTCTCCGATTCAGGCAGCAGCTCCATCCGCTACGCGTTCGAGTCGGGTGGTCGGGTCGAAGACATTGAAAAGTACAAACGCACTGCAGAGCAGGAGCGGGCTCAGATCAAGGTGGATCTGGGCCAAAAATTGCAAGAAGAGCGCAGTCGCCGGGCAGCCTCGGAAGCACACGTCCAGATACTAGAGTCCCAAGTCCAGCAG CTGCGACGGGAGAGAGTAGATCTCTCGGACCTGTCCTCCCGGACAAGGGAGCTCGAAGCCGCATTAGATGATACCCGTAGGAAGCTGGCCGAAGAGCGCCAAATCAAGGATAATTTTGAAGACTTGTTGACCGCCATGCGAGTAGAACTCGAACAGTTGCGAAACGAACGGGATCATATGCGTGACACTGTTATCCCTCAATTGCAACAAGGCAGTCAATCTGCCGCGCCTCCATCCGATCCGTCGGAAGTCCAGCGGTTGATGGAGGAAATCGAAGCGCTGAAGATCGAAAACGCCTCTCTCGCCCAGCTGCAAGGCAGTCGATTCGCTTCAATtgccgaagaagatggcaTGCCCACTGCCAGAAACGTCGGATTGGGACTGTCGCGGTCGAATTCGTTGGCGCGCGTGCGCACTAAGCCGTCGCCCGGTCTCTCCCGCTCCAGTTCTTTGTCGCGCTCGAATTCCGTATCCGCCAAGGAGCGCAATGAGTCTCCCCGCGAGAACCTGGCGGATAGAATCGAAGATGTTGAGGCGCAGCGCGATGCGCTTCACCAGTCTCTTCGGCGTCTGCTTGATCGCCAGGCTCACGATGCCCGTGAGTACGAGAAGCGGCTTCAGCTCATGGAGATGGAGCTTGCGCGCGCACAGCAAGTGGGTTCTCCGCGCAAGCTGGGCTATGAGCGCGAAGTACGCAACTTGCGCGAAGAAGTAAACGACCTTCGGCAGCGTGCCGAGGAAGCTCTGGAACAGAAGTGGCAGTGCGAAAAAGGATTGGCAGGTCTGAAGATGGACCTGGACCGGGCTGAACAGGAGACCACCTCCCTGCGCGTAATACTCCAGGAGCACGACATCACCGTTCCTGAAGACCTCGAATGTGATCGGGATGGATTCGCCGAGGTCCTCGCAACCTCTTCGTCCCTGGAGTCCGCTTACAGGCAACTTCAGGCGGATCGGGAAATCGCCGAAGCCAGCGCGGCCCAGTCGCCCCTCGCCGAGCAAAACTCACTCGTGGAGTCGGTCAACCGGACCGACGTGCTTGCGCAGCATGTGCAACAGCAGCTGGCCAGCAACAATGCCCTGCGGAGCCGTCTGGCCGAGGCCATTGGCAAGGGTGAaaaggagcagcagctgtCAGCCGCTCGTATCAATGAGATGCAGGCCCGTctcaaggagatggaggacatCCTGCTGATGGCGCAGCAGTACTCCGAGGACGAAATGGCGCgccacgaagaagaagtgcgCGCTCTTGAGGAGAACCACAATGCGCAACTGAAGCGCATGAAGAACGGCGCTCGCAGCCCTGCGGCCTTGTCGCCCATGCCTCCGACCACGCCCTTTGGCTCACGGTCTCCTCGTCTGGACTTGACAACCAGTGGTAGGGGTATTGCTTTGGATCAGGCTATCCAATCGGAAACACTGGAACGGCGggtgaaggagctggagaagctccttCGCGACGCTGATtcggagatggaagaagttGTGAGCCGGATGAACCGGGCGCAAATTGAAGTCGCGGAACTTCAGTCTGATCG GGACGATGCACTCCGCCAGACCCGCAAACTCCAGGCCGAGATCATGGCCCAACGCGAGACGTTCAGGACTCTGATGGCTTGA
- a CDS encoding Apq12 family protein (COG:S;~EggNog:ENOG410Q0RQ;~InterPro:IPR024316;~PFAM:PF12716;~TransMembrane:2 (o71-88i95-119o)), whose translation MDFLPDSLLSLIQQHPTFQTLTSTPIASHLASLHTTYLTPYVSHCRSAYLDPYLIHPLASLLTSSMPMPDLVSIFILALVLIISLKILDYARRLVMFWVNLALRLLWWALVLGALWYVYSVGIEKTGRDLGWLVGVAGGFVDGFRDGVEGGRAVTGSGGGVGGYATGMGGGRRY comes from the exons ATGGACTTTCTCCCAG actccctcctctccctaaTCCAACAACATCCAACCTTCCAAACcctcacctccacccccatcgCCTCCCACCTCGCCTCCCTCCACACTACCTACCTAACCCCCTACGTCTCCCACTGCCGCTCCGCCTACCTCGACCCCTacctcatccacccgctCGCCTCgctcctcacctcctccatgCCCATGCCCGACctcgtctccatcttcatcctcgccctcgtcctcatcatctccctcaagaTCCTCGACTATGCTCGCCGTCTCGTCATGTTCTGGGTGAACCTTGCCCTGAGGTTGCTGTGGTGGGCGCTCGTGCTGGGCGCCTTGTGGTATGTGTATTCAGTGGGGATCGAGAAGACCGGAAGGGATTTGGGATGGCTTGTTGGTGTTGCGGGGGGGTTCGTGGATGGGTTTAGGGATGGGGTTGAGGGCGGGAGGGCTGTTACGGGGtctgggggtggtgttggggggtATGCCACGGGgatgggtggggggaggaggtatTAG